The Streptomyces rubrogriseus genomic sequence TCTTCTACGAGTACATCCAGCGCAACGGCGCCCGCGGCTTCGGCAGTTCCAACATCAAGGCCCTGTACGAGGCCGTCGAGCGGGAGCGGGAAGTGGCCGGCCGATGACCTCCGCCGTCCGGCACCCGGCGGGCCCCGACGGCCCGGCTCCCGCGGGCCCCGACGGCCCGGCACCCGCGGAACCCGGGGACCCGGCTCCCGCGGGACCCGGCGGGTCGGTGGCCCCGGCGCCAGTGGCGGCCGGGAGCGCGGCGGGCGGCTCCGGTGCCCGGGCGCCGGAGCCGCTCACGCTCGACGACTTCGCCCGGCTCGCGCACGGCAAACTGCCCGCCGCCACCTGGGACTTCATCGCGGGCGGCGCGGGGCGGGAGCGGACCCTCGCCGCCAACGAGGCCGTCTTCGGGGCCGTACGGCTGCGGCCCAGGGCGCTGCCCGGCATCGAGGAGCCGGACACCTCCGTGGAGGTGCTCGGCTCCCGGTGGCCGGCGCCCGTGGGCATCGCGCCGGTGGCCTACCACGGACTCGCCCACCCCGACGGCGAACCGGCGACCGCCGCGGCGGCGGGGGCGCTCGGACTCCCGCTCGTCGTCAGCACCTTCGCCGGCCGGAGCCTCGAAGAGGTGGCCCGGGCGGCGAGCGCACCGCTGTGGCTCCAGCTGTACTGCTTCCGCGACCACGAGACCACCCTGGGCCTGGCCCGCCGGGCCCGCGACAGCGGCTACCAGGCGCTGGTGCTCACCGTCGACACCCCGTTCACCGGCCGCCGGCTGCGCGACCTGCGCAACGGCTTCGCGGTCCCCGACCACATCGTTCCGGCCAACCTGACCGGCACGGCGGCGGCCGGCAGCGCCACCCCCGGCGCGCACAGCAGGCTCGCCTTCGACCGCCGCCTGGACTGGTCCTTCGTGGGCCGCCTGGGCGCGGCGAGCGGCCTCCCGGTGCTGGCCAAGGGCGTGCTGACCGCGGCGGACGCCGAGGCCGCGGTCGCGGCGGGCGTCGCGGGCATCGTCGTCTCCAACCACGGGGGCCGCCAACTCGACGGCGCACCGGCCACCCTGGAGGCGCTGCCCGAGGTGGTGTCCGCCGTGTGCGGCCGCTGCCCGGTCCTCCTCGACGGCGGCGTCCGCACCGGCGCCGACGTCCTGGCCGCCCTGGCCCTCGGCGCCCGTGCCGTCCTGGTCGGGCGCCCCGCGCTGTACGCGCTGGCGGCCGACGGCGGCGCCGGCGTGCGCCGGATGCTCACCCTGCTGACCGAGGACTTCGCCGACACGATGGTGCTCACCGGCCACGCCGCCACCGGCACGATCGGCCCGGACACCCTGGCCCCGCCGTACTCCGGCCCGCCGCACCCCGGCCCGCCCACCGCGCCCCGCCCGGCGCCGCACCGAGACAGGAGCCACGGATGACCACCACCACCCCAGCGCGTACGGACCGGGACGGCGTCCTGGCGCGGACCGCCCTGCACCCCAGCCTGTCCGCCCCGCTGCTCGACACGATGAACTTCCTCAACGAGGTGACCCTCCGCTACCCGCAGGCGATCTCCTTCGCCCCGGGACGCCCCTACGAGGGAGACTTCGACGTCGCACGCGTCCCCGGGTACATCGAGACCTACCTCGACCACCTGCGCGAGCGCGGCCACTCCGAGGAACGCGTCCGCACCGCGCTCTACCAGTACGGCGAGACCGCCGGGCAGATCAGGGACATCGTCGCCCGCATGCTCGAGGTGGACGAGGACCTGACGGTCGACCCCGCCTCCGTGGTGGTGACGGTCGGCTGCCAGGAGGCCGTCCTGCTCACCCTGCGCGCCCTGTTCACCGGACCGGACGACGTGCTCCTCGTCGACAGTCCCGCCTACGTCGGCATCACCGGCGCGGCCGGCCTGCTGGACATCCCCGTCGTGCCGGTGCCCGGCACCCCCGACGGGCCGAGCCCGGAAGGGCTGGAGCGCACCGTCCGGGAGATCGAGGCGAGCGGCCGGCGCGCCAGGTGCCTGTACGTCGTGCCCGACTGCTCCAACCCGACCGGCGTCAGCATGCGGCGCGAGGCCCGCACCGCCCTGCTCGACGCCGCCGCGCGGCTGGACCTGCTCCTCCTGGAGGACAACCCCTACGGGGTGTTCAGCCGGGTGCGCCGCCCCACCCTCAAGTCCCTCGACACCGAACGGCGCGTCGTCTACCTCGGTTCCTTCGCCAAGACCGCCTTCCCGGGCGCCCGCGTCGGCTTCGTCGTCGCCGACCAGCTCGTGGCCGGTGCGGACGGACGGCCGCCCGGTCTGCTCGCCCACGAACTGGCCAAGGTCAAGAGCATGGTCACCGTCAACACCCCCACCCTGAGCCAGGCCGCGGTCGCCGGACTGCTGCTGCAGAACGGCGGGGGACTGCGGGCGGCGAACGAGGCCTCGGCCCGCCACTACCAGTCCACGATGCGGTGCCTGCGCGACACCTTCGCCGCCGAACTGCCGCCCGGTTCACCGGAGTCGGACGGCGTGCGGTGGAACGACCCGGACGGCGGGTTCTTCCTCACCCTCGACGTGCCCTTCGAGGCGGACGAGGCCGCGCTGGACGTCTCCGCGGAGAAGTACGGCGTCATCTGGACGCCGATGCGCCACTTCCACCTGGACGACGCGGGCGACCGGCAGATCCGCCTCTCGTGCAGCTACCTCACCACCGACCGCGCCGCCGAGGGGGCGACGCGGCTGGCCCGCTTCGTCAAGGACCGCGCGGCGTCTAACGGTTGAGGTCGCTGTCCTTCACCAGTCCCGCCTCGTACGCGATGATCGCCGCCTGCACCCGGTTGCGGACCTCCAACTGGGTGAAGATGGCGCTGACATACGTCTTGATCGTGCCCTCGACCAGGTGCAGCCGCTGCGCGATCTCCGCGTTCGACAGCCCGGCCCCCAGCATGCCCAGGACCTCCTGCTCCCGCTTGGTCAGCAGCGTCGTGCGCTCCCCCGACACCTCCGAGCGCGGTGAGGGGGCTCGGCGCAGCTCGGTCATCAGCCGCCGCGCCACCAGCGGGGAGAGGCAGGAGCCGCCGGACGCCACCGCCCGGACGCCGGAGATCAGGTCCCGCGGGTCGGACGCCTTGAGCAGGAACCCGGCCACGCCCTGGTCCAGGGCCCGTTCGATGTACCGGTCCTCGCCGAAGGTGGTGAGGACGACCACCGCGGTGTCCGGGTTGGTGGTCCGCATCTCACCCGCGGCCGTCAGGCCGTCCATCTCCGGCATCCGGATGTCGAGCAGGGCCACGTCGGGCCGGTGCTTGCGGGCCAGTTCGACCGCCTCCCGCCCGTCGGCCGCCTCGGCGACCACCTCGATGCCCGGTTCGGTCGTCAGGATGGAGCGAACCCCGGCCCTGATGATGGTCTCGTCGTCGGCGAGCAGTACGCGAATCATCCGATCCTTCCCTGGTGGTCAGAGCGTGTCCTTGGCCATGAGGACATCATCCTTGAAGCACAGCCGGTACATGGCGCCGCCGAAGTCGAGCAGGCCGCTGCTCGCCCGGTAGTACTCGCAGGTCGTGCCGGCCGGGACGGACGGCTCGGAGGTGACCGGCGGCGGCTTCCTGATCCGGCGCTCCGGCAGCGCGTGCGCCAGCTCGGTGCGGGTCTCGCCCACCCGGATCCGGTCGTAGTCCTCGGGGGCGAGGGACGTGGTCGCCGAGGTGAAGACGTAGAGCCCGCCGAGGAAGGCCACGATGGCGGCGCCGAGCACCGCCGGGATCAGCGCGGCCCGCCGGGCGTCCCGCCTGATCCGGGCCCTGGTGCGCAGCAGCGCGGCCCGGGAGGCGCTGCGCCACGGCCCGGCGGGGGCGGGCAGGTCCGCCGCGTCGGCCGCGGCCCGCCCCTCGTTCCCGGCCGTCGCGACCCCGGGCACCGTGCCGTCGCCCGGGCCACCGGCCGTGCCGTCCCCGTCGGCCAGCCCCGGCGGCTCGGTGGACCGCGACGGCGAGGAGGCGCCGCGCGGCAGCCGCGCGTAGACCTCGAAGCCGCCCGCGCGCGGGCCGGTGCGCAGCGTGCCGCCCGCGAGCCGGACCCGCTCGTCGAGGCCGATCAGCCCCGACCCGCTCCCGGCCGCCGGAACGCTTCCGCCCTGCTCCGGCCGCTCGTTGACGACCGACACCACCGTCTCGTCCGCGGTGTGCGTCACCCGTACGTCGATGGGCGCGCCCGGCGCGTGCTTGGCCGCGTTCGTCAGCGCCTCCTGCACCACCCGGTAGGCCGCGAGGTCGGACAGCAGCGGCGTGCCGGGGCGGTCCCGGGCCCCGTCCTCCTGGAACCGGACCGGCGTACCGGACCGCTGGAAACGGCGCACGAGCTGGGCGACGGACTCGTCGGCGGGGGTCAGCGACGGATTGGGGTCCTCCCGCAGCAGCCCGATCACCTCGTGCAGCCGCTCGGTGGCCATCGTGCACCGCTCCCGCAGCTGGCCCACCGACTCCCGGTGCTGGTCCGACAGCCCGGGGGCCAGCTCCAGGCCGCCGGCGAGCAGGGCCATCACGCTCAGCTCGTGGCCCAGGGAGTCGTGGATGTCCTGCGCGATCCTGGCCCGCTCCTTCATCCTGGCCTGGTCGGCGATGTAGCGCTGGCGCCACTCCAGTTGCTCGGCGTGCTCCCAGCCGGCGTGGGTCAGCGCGGTGCGCTGGCTCCACCAGTTGCCGGCCCACCAGGGCAGCACACAGGCGACGAACTCGGTCATCAGCAGGCTCAGCCAGTCCTTGCTCTGGCCGACGGTGCCCACCAGCAGGAGCCCGGCCACGGCGACACAGAGGAACACCAGGTGCGCGGGCCACAGCCGGGTCAGTCTGCGGCCCGCGAGGCAGCTCAGCACCACCGTCGCCATGGCCGGCCACAGGTTCGCCCCGAACCACGGATAGAACAGCGTGAGCAGCGCCGCGAGCAGCAGGGACAGCAGCGGCGCGGTGCGCTGCACCACGACCGCGGCCGCGATGAGCAGACAGGCGGTCAGCCAGGCGACCGGCGCGGTGCCGAGCGTCCCGGTGGCGAACGCGGAGGGCACGAGCAGTACGAGCAGCAGCACCAGATCGGCGCGCCGGGTGAACGGGCGCTCGGAGCCGAGGACCCGTACAAGCGATTCGATTCGTCGGCGCACGGCCTGCCATCGGTGCATTCCAGCACGCTACAAGAGCGGCCCCGGCCGCCGGATCTGCCGAAAGTCGACTGCGGTCGTTGCCGATCGCCAGATGTTTCGGGCCCTTGCCTCTCACTAGCGTTGAGGACGTGACTTTGGAAGGAGCCACCAGGCGATGATCACTTTGGACCGACTGACCAAGCGGTACGGCGACAAGACGGCCGTCTCGGACCTCTCGTTCGAGATCAATCCGGGAAAGGTCACCGGATTCCTCGGCCCGAACGGCGCGGGAAAGTCGACGACGATGCGCATGATCGTCGGTCTGGACGCGCCCACCTCGGGGCGGGCCCTGGTGGGCGGCAAGCGTTACGAGGAGCTGCGGCACCCGTTGCGGGAGGTCGGCGCGCTGCTCGACGCCCGCGCGGGCCACCCCGGCCGTTCGGCCCGGCACCACCTGCTCGGGATGGCCCGCAGCAACGGGATCCCGGCGTCCCGGGTCGGCGAGGTGCTGGAGACCGTGGGCCTGTCCGAGGTGGCGAACAAGCGCATCGGCTCCTTCTCCCTCGGCATGGGCCAGCGGCTCGGCATCGCGGCCGCCCTGCTGGGCGACCCCAAGGTGCTGCTCTTCGACGAGCCGGTCAACGGACTGGACCCGGACGGCGTGCGCTGGGTCCGCGAGCTGATGCGGTCCCTCGCGGCGGAGGGCAGGACGATCTTCGTGTCCAGTCACCTGATGAGCGAGATGCAGGAGACCGCCGACCACCTCCTGGTCATCGGGCGCGGAAAGATCATCGCCGACGCGCCGATCGAGGAGGTCATCGCGGGCAGCTCGCTGAACGCCGTACGGGTGCGGACCCCGCAGCCCGACGTGCTCAGGCGGGAACTGCTGGAGTCCGGGCTGCGCGTCGAGCCGAACGCGGACTCCGCGCCCGACGAACTCCTCGTCGTCGGCGGAACCCTGGAGGAGATCGGCGACCTCGCCTTCCACCACCGCGTTCCGATCCACGAACTCAGCATGCGCAAGGCCAGCCTGGAACAGGCGTACATGGAACTCACCGCCGCGAGCGTGGAGTACGGCTCTCCCGCGCTCTCCCAGGTCACCGAAGTCCCGGACCACCAGAAGGCGTAACTGGATATGACTACTACAACCGTCCCCAAGCTCGTCGGTCCCGTGAAGGGCGGCGGCTTCAAGGGTGCCGTCGCGTTCGAGTGGACCAAGTTCTGGAGCGTGCGGGCCACCTGGTGGAACCTGGCCGTCGGCCTGCTGCTCACCGTTGGCTTCGCCGCCATGGTCGGCGCCTCCGCCGACGCCAGCGCGAAGAAGGGCGTCGACGTCACGATGCCCGCCCCGCACCACGCCTCGCAGGCCTTCCTCATCTCCCAGCTGACCATCGTGGTCCTCGCCACCCTCGCCCTCACCAGCGAGTACTCCAGCGGCTCGATCCGCACCACGCTGCAGAGCGTGCCCGCGCGCGGCCGGATGCTGCGCTCCAAGACCCTGGTCGTCACCGCCGTCGTGGTCGCCGCGGGCTTCGTCTTCAGCCTGCTGGGCACCATGGTGGCCGCGCCCCTGATGGGCCACTACGGCGACTACAGCAGCGGCCAGCTGTTCGGCACCGCGCTCGGCGCCGGGGTCTACCTCGCCCTCCTCGCCGTCATGGCCATCGGGCTCGGCACCGTCCTGCGCAGCGCCGCGGGCACCATCACGACCCTCATCATGGTCCTGCTCGCGCTGCCCCAGCTGATGGGCGTCGTCGGCGCCAAGTGGCTGGAGACCGCCTCGGACTACATGCCGAGCGTCGCCGGTACCGTCCTGCTGACCCAGGACAGCGACCCCTACGGCGCCGGCACCGCGCTGCTGGTCCTCCTGCTGTGGGCCCTGGCCGCCTACGCCGCCGGCACCGCGGTGCTGCGCCGCCGCGACGCCTGACCCGCCGCTCGTCCGGGCTCCCCAGGGGCCGTGCTCCGGCTGCCGGAGTGCGGCCCCTTCGTCGATACCGGTGCGATAAGGGGCCCATAGCGGGCCCAGCCAAGGTGGTGGAGCCGTATCCGCCCCCCCACCTTGGAGGCCGCCCGTGCGCACCACCACCAGGACCCGGACCACGCTCGCCGCCGTCGGTGCGGCGCTCGCCCTCGGCGTCGCCGCCGCGCCCGCCCAGGCGGCCCCCGCGGACAAGCCCCAGGTACTCGCCTCCTTCACCCAGACCAGCGCGTCCAGCCAGAACGCCTGGATCGCGGCCAACCGGAACCAGTCCGCCTGGGCCGCCTACGAGTTCGACTGGTCCACGGACCTGTGCACCCAGGCGCCCGACAACCCCTTCGGCTTCCCGTTCAACACGGCCTGCGCGCGCCACGACTTCGGATACCGCAACTACAAGGCGGCGGGCAGCTTCGACGCCAACAAGAGCCGCATCGACAGCGCCTTCTACGAGGACATGAAGCGCGTCTGCACCGGCTACACCGGCGAGAAGAACACGGCCTGCAACAGCACCGCCTGGACGTACTACCAGGCCGTCAAGATCTTCGGCTGAGCCGAGCCGAGCCGACCGAGCCTGCCGAGCAGAGCTGAGCCGAGCAGAGCAGAGCTGAGCCGGGCAGGGCAGCGCGGGCCCCGGGCCGAGGAGGGGAAGACGCATGCGCAGCGTCGTCATCGTGGGCGCCGGTGTGATCGGCCGCTCCGTCGGGCTCGCCCTGCGGCGGCACGGCGTGACCACGTACCTGACCGACGCCGACCCCGAGGCGGCGCTGGCGGGCGAACGCTGCGGGGCGGGCTTCGCGGCACCGCCGCCGCGGCAGGCCGACATCGCGGTGCTCGCGGTGCCGCCCGACCAGGTCGCGCCGGTGCTCGCCGAGCACCAGAAGCTCGGCACGGCCCGCTGCTACACCGACGTCTCCGGCGTCAAGGTGCGGCTGCACCGGGAGGTCAGGGCGCACGGCTGCGACCTGACCTCCCTGGTCAGCGGCGCCCCCGTGGTCGGCGGCAGCGGCCCGGTCCAGGCCCGCGCCGACCTCTTCGACGGCAGGCCCTGGGCCCTCACGCCCACCGAGGCCACCGGGAACCTCGCCCTGAACTGCGCGCTGGAACTGGTCGCGCTGTGCGGGGCGGTCTCGGTGCTGCTGGACCCCGAGACCCACGACCGCGCCGTGGCCCTCGTCTCGCACGCCCCGCACCTGGTCGCGAGCCTGGTCGCCGCGCGGCTGCTCGGCGGCGACGAGTCGGCCGTACGGCTGGCCGGTCAGGACCTGCGGGACGTCACCAGGACCGCGGACGCCAACCCGGAACGCTGGGCCCGCATCCTGACCGCCAACGCCGGTCCCGTCGCCGACCAGTTGGACGACTGGGCGGCCGAGGCGCAGGCGATGGCCCGCGAACTGAGGGACGCCGCCCGGTCCGGGGACACCGACGGCCCGGTCCGGCTGCGGGAGACCCTGCGCTTCGGCGTGGCCGGACGCGCCCGCATCCGGGAGCCGCACACACCCTCGCCCTGAGCCGCGGGGCGGCGGACCGCCGCGGCCCCGGCACCCCGAGGATCCGCGCCACCACCGTCATCCGGCACCACCGATGGAAAGGACACGACCATGCGTGGAATCCTGCGCGCCACGGCGCTCACCGCGGCGATCGGCGCGGTCGCCCTGCTCCCGACGACGGCCGCCTCCGCCGCGCCCGCCGGGCCCGCGGCCTCCGGCTGTGTCACGGACAGCGAGACCGAGGACTTCGGCCGGGGCGAGATCACCGTCTGCGTCGAGGACGGCGAGGTACGGGTGACCGGCCACGTCGAGGACCTCAAGCCCGGCGGCCCCTTCAACGGAGGGGACTCCGGCTGCGTGGGCTGGTGGATCGACTGGGAGACGGAGTCCGGGCCCGACTCCAGCACCAGCACCCTGGCCTGCCCGCACTTCACCGACAAGCCCTACGTCGAGTTCGACTACGACCCGACCGAGTCGGAGTACGGCCCCAAGAACGTCACGGGCGTGGCGGACACCCACCTCACGATGGTCTTCATGTGACGGTCCCGCCCGCGCGCCCGGCCCTGTCGAAAGGACAGGGCCGGCCCGCCCGGCGGACGACGGAAGTCCAGGCGCTTCACCGTCCGGCCCACGAAGATCGCATCCACTTGCGGTGACCAAGGTGATGAAACCGCCGTTGCCGCTTTCACCTCGTGTTTCCCGCTCCTAGCGTGATCGGTGTCCCTGCTTCCGACGAAGTG encodes the following:
- a CDS encoding alpha-hydroxy acid oxidase, which translates into the protein MTSAVRHPAGPDGPAPAGPDGPAPAEPGDPAPAGPGGSVAPAPVAAGSAAGGSGARAPEPLTLDDFARLAHGKLPAATWDFIAGGAGRERTLAANEAVFGAVRLRPRALPGIEEPDTSVEVLGSRWPAPVGIAPVAYHGLAHPDGEPATAAAAGALGLPLVVSTFAGRSLEEVARAASAPLWLQLYCFRDHETTLGLARRARDSGYQALVLTVDTPFTGRRLRDLRNGFAVPDHIVPANLTGTAAAGSATPGAHSRLAFDRRLDWSFVGRLGAASGLPVLAKGVLTAADAEAAVAAGVAGIVVSNHGGRQLDGAPATLEALPEVVSAVCGRCPVLLDGGVRTGADVLAALALGARAVLVGRPALYALAADGGAGVRRMLTLLTEDFADTMVLTGHAATGTIGPDTLAPPYSGPPHPGPPTAPRPAPHRDRSHG
- the absA2 gene encoding two component system response regulator — encoded protein: MIRVLLADDETIIRAGVRSILTTEPGIEVVAEAADGREAVELARKHRPDVALLDIRMPEMDGLTAAGEMRTTNPDTAVVVLTTFGEDRYIERALDQGVAGFLLKASDPRDLISGVRAVASGGSCLSPLVARRLMTELRRAPSPRSEVSGERTTLLTKREQEVLGMLGAGLSNAEIAQRLHLVEGTIKTYVSAIFTQLEVRNRVQAAIIAYEAGLVKDSDLNR
- a CDS encoding ABC transporter permease subunit, giving the protein MTTTTVPKLVGPVKGGGFKGAVAFEWTKFWSVRATWWNLAVGLLLTVGFAAMVGASADASAKKGVDVTMPAPHHASQAFLISQLTIVVLATLALTSEYSSGSIRTTLQSVPARGRMLRSKTLVVTAVVVAAGFVFSLLGTMVAAPLMGHYGDYSSGQLFGTALGAGVYLALLAVMAIGLGTVLRSAAGTITTLIMVLLALPQLMGVVGAKWLETASDYMPSVAGTVLLTQDSDPYGAGTALLVLLLWALAAYAAGTAVLRRRDA
- a CDS encoding sensor histidine kinase; the encoded protein is MHRWQAVRRRIESLVRVLGSERPFTRRADLVLLLVLLVPSAFATGTLGTAPVAWLTACLLIAAAVVVQRTAPLLSLLLAALLTLFYPWFGANLWPAMATVVLSCLAGRRLTRLWPAHLVFLCVAVAGLLLVGTVGQSKDWLSLLMTEFVACVLPWWAGNWWSQRTALTHAGWEHAEQLEWRQRYIADQARMKERARIAQDIHDSLGHELSVMALLAGGLELAPGLSDQHRESVGQLRERCTMATERLHEVIGLLREDPNPSLTPADESVAQLVRRFQRSGTPVRFQEDGARDRPGTPLLSDLAAYRVVQEALTNAAKHAPGAPIDVRVTHTADETVVSVVNERPEQGGSVPAAGSGSGLIGLDERVRLAGGTLRTGPRAGGFEVYARLPRGASSPSRSTEPPGLADGDGTAGGPGDGTVPGVATAGNEGRAAADAADLPAPAGPWRSASRAALLRTRARIRRDARRAALIPAVLGAAIVAFLGGLYVFTSATTSLAPEDYDRIRVGETRTELAHALPERRIRKPPPVTSEPSVPAGTTCEYYRASSGLLDFGGAMYRLCFKDDVLMAKDTL
- a CDS encoding ABC transporter ATP-binding protein — its product is MITLDRLTKRYGDKTAVSDLSFEINPGKVTGFLGPNGAGKSTTMRMIVGLDAPTSGRALVGGKRYEELRHPLREVGALLDARAGHPGRSARHHLLGMARSNGIPASRVGEVLETVGLSEVANKRIGSFSLGMGQRLGIAAALLGDPKVLLFDEPVNGLDPDGVRWVRELMRSLAAEGRTIFVSSHLMSEMQETADHLLVIGRGKIIADAPIEEVIAGSSLNAVRVRTPQPDVLRRELLESGLRVEPNADSAPDELLVVGGTLEEIGDLAFHHRVPIHELSMRKASLEQAYMELTAASVEYGSPALSQVTEVPDHQKA
- a CDS encoding phospholipase, translating into MRTTTRTRTTLAAVGAALALGVAAAPAQAAPADKPQVLASFTQTSASSQNAWIAANRNQSAWAAYEFDWSTDLCTQAPDNPFGFPFNTACARHDFGYRNYKAAGSFDANKSRIDSAFYEDMKRVCTGYTGEKNTACNSTAWTYYQAVKIFG
- a CDS encoding prephenate dehydrogenase, with the protein product MRSVVIVGAGVIGRSVGLALRRHGVTTYLTDADPEAALAGERCGAGFAAPPPRQADIAVLAVPPDQVAPVLAEHQKLGTARCYTDVSGVKVRLHREVRAHGCDLTSLVSGAPVVGGSGPVQARADLFDGRPWALTPTEATGNLALNCALELVALCGAVSVLLDPETHDRAVALVSHAPHLVASLVAARLLGGDESAVRLAGQDLRDVTRTADANPERWARILTANAGPVADQLDDWAAEAQAMARELRDAARSGDTDGPVRLRETLRFGVAGRARIREPHTPSP
- a CDS encoding aminotransferase-like domain-containing protein; this encodes MTTTTPARTDRDGVLARTALHPSLSAPLLDTMNFLNEVTLRYPQAISFAPGRPYEGDFDVARVPGYIETYLDHLRERGHSEERVRTALYQYGETAGQIRDIVARMLEVDEDLTVDPASVVVTVGCQEAVLLTLRALFTGPDDVLLVDSPAYVGITGAAGLLDIPVVPVPGTPDGPSPEGLERTVREIEASGRRARCLYVVPDCSNPTGVSMRREARTALLDAAARLDLLLLEDNPYGVFSRVRRPTLKSLDTERRVVYLGSFAKTAFPGARVGFVVADQLVAGADGRPPGLLAHELAKVKSMVTVNTPTLSQAAVAGLLLQNGGGLRAANEASARHYQSTMRCLRDTFAAELPPGSPESDGVRWNDPDGGFFLTLDVPFEADEAALDVSAEKYGVIWTPMRHFHLDDAGDRQIRLSCSYLTTDRAAEGATRLARFVKDRAASNG